Proteins co-encoded in one Fusarium musae strain F31 chromosome 3, whole genome shotgun sequence genomic window:
- a CDS encoding hypothetical protein (EggNog:ENOG41), with amino-acid sequence MSASRSGAAVPAVSANFEESLASRPFLFVVGPEAKEFHVHKGLIGRLSPVLNALVNGNMREAREGRVVWADLDVDTFVRFAKFAYSGDYSEAQPVLIREPELDTQGNHSPIKSYTRDGNEYASSSGQDSDDSRSTRSNSEEMRDDNDFDQDEDLDDDDDSSEGTPSGYQSPAGDGASSSEASTTVDHMPPRNGGDRPPFTYTYTYEYCEWKLPAAVGEFIQSYQSNNDQQNDVLQSAEDGGISRRKRRCPDQSYMLDVTTPIGKRFEAMRNFARPPYNSSMIHSGAPAVTSLQSTQQGKYSYLPVFLSHARLYILADKYGVEDLRRLSICRLHCILYYFYFDQYNIPDIVALAQELFENTVEDDIAREIIVEYFVCFIEYIRDTPEVKELLRKGGDFPVALVSRVAMRL; translated from the exons ATGTCTGCTTCTCGATCTGGTGCTGCCGTTCCAGCAGTCAGTGCCAACTTCGAAGA ATCTCTCGCTTCCAGGCCCTTTCTCTTCGTTGTCGGCCCAGAAGCCAAGGAGTTCCATGTACACAAAGGGCTCATCGGCCGACTGTCGCCAGTCCTAAACGCTCTAGTAAACGGGAACATGcgagaagctcgagaaggtCGCGTCGTATGGGCAGACTTGGATGTCGACACTTTTGTGCGCTTCGCCAAATTCGCTTACTCTGGTGACTACAGTGAGGCACAACCTGTTCTTATCCGGGAACCAGAACTTGACACTCAAGGCAACCACTCGCCAATCAAATCCTATACTCGTGATGGCAATGAATATGCATCCTCGTCTGGACAGGACTCAGATGACTCTCGCAGCACCCGCTCGAATTCGGAGGAAATGCGTGACGACAATGATTTTGATCAAGACGAGGatcttgacgacgatgacgactctTCCGAAGGCACTCCATCAGGATACCAAAGCCCTGCAGGTGACGGAGCAAGTTCATCTGAGGCTTCCACCACTGTAGACCACATGCCACCACGCAATGGCGGTGACCGACCACCGTTCACTTATACCTACACCTACGAATATTGCGAGTGGAAGCTGCCAGCGGCCGTTGGCGAGTTTATACAGAGTTATCAGTCCAACAACGATCAACAAAATGACGTTCTACAATCGGCTGAAGACGGTGGGATATCAAGACGCAAACGCAGGTGTCCGGATCAAAGTTATATGCTTGACGTAACAACCCCAATAGGAAAGCGGTTTGAAGCGATGAGGAATTTTGCGCGTCCTCCATACAACTCATCCATGATTCACAGCGGCGCTCCAGCGGTGACTAGTTTGCAGAGCACACAACAAGGCAAATACTCATATCTGCCTGTCTTCCTCAGTCACGCACGACTCTACATCCTGGCAGATAAgtatggtgttgaagatctcCGCCGTCTCTCCATTTGCCGCCTTCATTGTATACTCTACTACTTTTACTTCGACCAATACAATATTCCCGACATCGTGGCCCTCGCCCAGGAACTGTTCGAAAATACTGTGGAGGATGATATTGCACGAGAGATCATTGTGGAGTACTTTGTGTGCTTCATTGAGTACATTCGGGATACCCCAGAAGTCAAAGAGCTACTGCGCAAGGGAGGTGACTTTCCTGTAGCATTGGTCTCTCGTGTGGCCATGCGCTTGTAA
- a CDS encoding hypothetical protein (EggNog:ENOG41) produces MRVRSFKAWKTLWGLGAQLPLPDSNEEDGYRNMNERIQAFSWAKEVATGRGLLAYCNDVEEVAVMAVQLFSQAKEGDPSSEETRWDIQEVGRFDGRGRHIKEDAVDITDPDYVPHGSAFSLKWSPWFNDQGKRVAILAYLAKNHVGFRKITILGNWEKGHPPHIEVEKADMAAICMFLSTDAYIEWEDLPEIVYDDGKPVARGVVADPFNVKPFQVSFVGGAEELAGAHYTWECSTTYSKEDEIVSSNPVSGTQFSQALHKTLLTAA; encoded by the exons ATGCGGGTTCGAAGCTTTAAGGCATGGAAGACACTCTGGGGCCTCGGGGCCCAACTTCCGCTGCCCGACAGcaacgaagaagatggatacCGAAACATGAATGAACGCATCCAGGCCTTCTCGTGGGCCAAAGAAGTGGCTACAGGCAGAGGCCTTCTGGCGTACTGCAATGATGTCGAAGAAGTAGCTGTAATGGCGGTCCAGCTCTTCTCACAGGCAAAAGAAGGTGACCCCTCGAGTGAAGAGACGCGATGGGACATCCAAGAAGTTGGCCGGTTTGATGGTAGAGGGAGACATATTAAGGAAGAC GCTGTGGATATCACAGATCCCGATTACGTGCCCCATGGGAGTGCCTTTTCCTTGAAATGGAGCCCATGGTTCAATGACCAAGGCAAAAGGGTTGCTATTCTAGCATATTTGGCAAAGAATCATGTCGGGTTCCGAAAGATCACTATCCTCGGCAATTGGGAGAAGGGCCACCCTCCACACATCGAAGTCGAGAAGGCGGATATGGCAGCCATTTGCATGTTTCTATCAACGGATGCATATATCGAGTGGGAAGATCTG CCCGAGATCGTATATGACGATGGTAAGCCCGTAGCCAGGGGCGTGGTCGCTGATCCCTTCAATGTGAAGCCGTTTCAGGTTTCGTTTGTTGGCGGCGCTGAGGAGTTGGCTGGCGCTCACTATACTTGGGAGTGCTCGACAACGTATTCCAAGGAAGATGAAATAGTCTCGTCGAATCCTGTTTCTGGTACACAATTCTCACAGGCTTTGCACAAAACCCTTCTAACAGCAGCTTAG
- the GPI8 gene encoding glycosylphosphatidylinositol anchor biosynthesis (BUSCO:EOG09262M0W~MEROPS:MER0002477), translated as MKLSILRFHAIVAAAMFATIAFAEHTSNWAVLVCTSRFWFNYRHLANVLSMYRTVKRLGIPDSQIILMLPDDMACNPRNAFPGTVYSNSDRAVDLYGDNIEVDYRGYEVTVENFIRLLTDRVGAEMPRSKRLLTDDRSNILVYMTGHGGNEFLKFQDAEEIGAFDLANAFEEMWEKKRYHEILFMIDTCQANTMYSRLYSPNIIATGSSKLDQSSYSHHADNDVGVAVIDRYTYYNLEFLESNVKDLNSQKTVGELFDSYDFGKIHSHAGVRYDLFPGGEENARSRLITDFFGNIQNVEVDRSGNLTLEEDLLALSKKIALLQQKEAEAAKESVGKKVSAKTPASAPTETARKIQKAKALTDDNWWTKKVVGATALAGCGLLWGLGSFLEG; from the exons ATGAAGCTCTCGATACTTCGATTTCATGCCATCGTGGCAGCAGCCATGTTCGCAACAATCGCTTTTGCCGAGCATACCAGTAATTGGGCCGTTCTCGTCTGTACATCACGGTTCTGGTTCAACTACCGCCATCTCGCCAATGTCCTCTCTATGTACCGTACCGTCAAGCGCTTGGGTATCCCTGACTCCCAGATCATCCTCATGCTTCCCGACGACATGGCCTGTAATCCCCGGAACGCGTTCCCTGGAACCGTCTACAGCAATTCTGATCGCGCTGTCGATCTCTACGGCGACAACATCGAGGTGGACTATCGTGGCTACGAGGTTACTGTTGAGAACTTTATTCGCCTGTTGACGGATCGCGTGGGCGCGGAGATGCCGCGAAGCAAGCGTCTTCTTACCGATGATCGAAGCAATATCTTGGTTTACATGACTGGCCATGGTGGAAACGAGTTCCTCAAGTTCCaggatgctgaggagatcGGCGCATTTGATCTTGCCAACGCTTTTGAGGAGAtgtgggagaagaagag ATATCACGAGATCCTCTTCATGATCGACACCTGCCAAGCAAACACTATGTACAGCAGACTTTACTCCCCTAACATCATCGCTACCGGGTCCTCCAAGCTCGATCAGTCCTCATATTCGCATCACGCCGACAACGACGTAGGCGTCGCCGTTATTGATCGATACACGTACTACAACCTTGAATTCCTCGAGAGCAACGTCAAGGACCTGAACAGCCAGAAGACAGTGGGCGAACTGTTCGACAGCTACGACTTTGGCAAGATCCACTCACATGCTGGAGTGCGATACGACCTCTTCCCAGGCGGTGAAGAAAACGCCCGTAGCCGTCTGATCACAGACTTCTTCGGCAACATCCAGAACGTTGAGGTTGACCGCAGCGGCAACCTAACTCTTGAGGAGGATCTCCTGGCGCTCAGCAAGAAAATCGCCCTTCTGCAACAGAAGGAAGCAGAGGCAGCCAAGGAGTCTGTTGGCAAGAAGGTATCTGCAAAAACACCTGCTAGTGCTCCAACTGAGACAGCCAGGAAGATCCAAAAAGCCAAGGCATTGACGGATGACAACTGGTGGACCAAGAAGGTCGTTGGTGCGACAGCGCTTGCGGGTTGTGGCCTTCTCTGGGGTCTAGGGTCTTTCTTAGAGGGTTGA